A genomic stretch from Lysobacter soyae includes:
- the yajC gene encoding preprotein translocase subunit YajC, whose translation MNPLDFLISPAYAQAAAGGAQGSSMSMLFMMPIFVLLMYFMVIRPQMKRAKEHRALLEKLSKGDEILTSGGLAGTVTQIDENFISMEVSPGVVVRVQRAAISSVLPKGSLKN comes from the coding sequence ATGAATCCGTTGGATTTCTTGATTTCGCCCGCCTACGCCCAAGCTGCCGCCGGCGGCGCCCAAGGCAGCAGCATGAGCATGTTGTTCATGATGCCGATCTTCGTGTTGCTGATGTACTTCATGGTCATCCGCCCGCAAATGAAGCGAGCCAAAGAACACCGCGCCTTGTTGGAAAAGTTGTCGAAAGGGGATGAAATCCTCACCAGCGGTGGTTTGGCCGGCACCGTCACCCAAATCGATGAAAACTTCATCTCCATGGAAGTCTCGCCGGGCGTCGTCGTCCGCGTGCAACGCGCCGCGATCAGCAGCGTTCTGCCCAAGGGCAGCCTGAAGAACTAA
- a CDS encoding rhomboid family intramembrane serine protease — protein sequence MNNIPPVTRAIAITIAVGFLAQMIAGQWLTQFFALWPLSNGFMPWQLLTHGLLHMSFLHLFFNGLALVMFGAQLEYTWGSQRFMTFVAVTTIGSGLCWLLVSALLGSGSPAMGTSGTLFGMLLAYGMLFPNQQVMMLIPPIPMKARTLVIVYGILALVFAGSGLQSPVVVIAHLGGMLFAWLLIRYWRGQPPFGRGGKGGGKKPPTLRRVV from the coding sequence ATCAACAACATTCCCCCGGTCACCCGTGCCATCGCCATCACCATCGCCGTCGGATTTTTGGCGCAGATGATCGCGGGGCAGTGGTTGACACAGTTTTTTGCGCTCTGGCCGCTCTCGAACGGATTCATGCCGTGGCAACTGCTGACCCATGGCCTCCTGCATATGTCTTTCCTGCATTTGTTCTTCAACGGCTTGGCGCTGGTGATGTTCGGTGCGCAGCTCGAATACACCTGGGGTTCGCAGCGCTTCATGACGTTTGTTGCCGTCACCACCATCGGTTCCGGCCTGTGTTGGCTGCTCGTCAGCGCCCTGCTCGGCAGTGGCAGCCCGGCCATGGGCACGTCCGGTACCTTGTTCGGTATGTTGCTGGCCTACGGCATGTTGTTCCCGAACCAGCAAGTGATGATGTTGATTCCGCCGATCCCGATGAAGGCGCGTACGCTGGTCATCGTTTACGGCATTCTTGCGCTGGTCTTTGCCGGCAGCGGTTTGCAATCCCCGGTGGTGGTGATCGCGCACTTGGGCGGCATGCTCTTCGCTTGGTTGCTGATCCGCTATTGGCGCGGGCAGCCGCCGTTTGGTCGCGGCGGCAAAGGTGGGGGCAAGAAGCCGCCCACCTTGCGACGCGTGGTCTGA
- a CDS encoding exopolysaccharide biosynthesis protein codes for MSDEDDVGLLGMLGRFAQGDPESHITLHQIIDAVEESGFGMMLFVLTLPAFIPIPVGGALSGPIVALLALQMIIGRREPWLPRRALEKGPKRGALANLRRRLSPVLRPLHKLIKPRADWIFENGLSFRFTGIILLLLALLLALPIPGTNYLFGLALVLFALAMIERDGWLMMASWIVGFALIGTAVVLSSQIIEAFAAMQDRLSDLWQRIVI; via the coding sequence GTGAGTGACGAGGACGACGTAGGTCTGTTGGGCATGCTGGGGCGGTTCGCCCAGGGTGATCCCGAATCGCATATCACCTTGCATCAAATCATTGATGCGGTCGAAGAAAGCGGCTTCGGCATGATGCTGTTTGTCCTGACCTTGCCGGCTTTTATTCCGATTCCCGTGGGTGGCGCGCTTTCAGGGCCGATAGTGGCTTTGCTTGCCTTGCAAATGATCATCGGCCGGCGTGAGCCTTGGTTGCCACGCCGCGCGCTCGAGAAAGGACCCAAACGCGGTGCATTGGCCAATCTGCGCCGTCGGTTGTCGCCGGTCCTGCGTCCCTTGCACAAATTGATCAAGCCGCGCGCAGATTGGATCTTCGAAAACGGTCTGAGTTTTCGCTTCACCGGAATCATTCTGCTGCTGCTCGCGCTGCTGTTGGCGCTGCCCATTCCCGGCACCAATTATTTGTTCGGTCTGGCCTTGGTGTTGTTCGCCTTGGCGATGATCGAACGCGATGGCTGGTTGATGATGGCCTCTTGGATCGTCGGCTTCGCACTGATCGGCACAGCCGTGGTTCTGTCCAGTCAAATCATCGAAGCCTTTGCCGCCATGCAAGATCGCCTAAGCGACCTGTGGCAGCGCATCGTGATCTGA
- the secF gene encoding protein translocase subunit SecF, with amino-acid sequence MKLFPLHLIPNDTRVDFMRLRWVSIAIAALLMFAAIGAIAFKGFNFALDFTGGTLVELEFQQTPNIDTVRNNLDKAGFGNATVQTYGAGNKLLVRTESDSNAKNADEASSLAAQRVLQAVNQPSNPAKVGRSTFLNPQVGSDLAKNAAMALAFVIIGFLGYIAFRFEWKFAVAAIVATMHDVLICAGFFAATGREFDLTVLAGLLSVMGYSINDTIVVFDRVRENFRSMRADPREVLNASVNQTLSRTIITSFVAFLTVLALYIYGGGSLEGMALSQMMGIVIGTLSSIFIACALLTIGPLKVTRQDLLPRAKDNEALNRRP; translated from the coding sequence ATGAAACTTTTCCCGCTTCACCTCATTCCGAACGACACCCGCGTCGATTTCATGCGACTGCGCTGGGTCTCGATCGCGATCGCCGCGCTTTTGATGTTCGCCGCCATCGGTGCGATCGCGTTCAAGGGCTTCAACTTCGCGCTGGATTTCACCGGCGGCACCTTAGTGGAACTCGAGTTCCAACAAACGCCGAACATCGATACGGTTCGCAACAACTTGGACAAGGCCGGTTTCGGCAATGCCACCGTGCAAACCTATGGCGCCGGCAACAAGCTCTTGGTACGCACGGAATCCGATAGCAACGCCAAGAATGCCGACGAAGCCAGCAGCTTGGCCGCGCAACGCGTCTTGCAGGCAGTCAACCAGCCGTCGAACCCGGCCAAGGTCGGTCGTTCGACATTCTTGAATCCGCAGGTCGGCAGCGACTTGGCCAAGAACGCGGCGATGGCTTTGGCTTTCGTGATCATCGGCTTCCTCGGCTACATCGCCTTCCGCTTCGAATGGAAGTTCGCGGTCGCGGCGATCGTCGCCACCATGCACGACGTGCTGATCTGTGCCGGTTTCTTCGCGGCGACCGGTCGTGAGTTCGATCTCACGGTGTTGGCCGGTTTGCTGTCGGTGATGGGTTACTCGATCAACGACACCATCGTGGTGTTCGACCGCGTGCGGGAAAACTTCCGCAGCATGCGCGCCGATCCGCGTGAAGTGTTGAACGCGTCGGTCAATCAAACGCTTTCCCGTACGATCATCACCTCGTTCGTCGCGTTCTTGACTGTGCTGGCCTTGTACATTTACGGCGGTGGTTCGCTCGAAGGCATGGCCTTGTCGCAAATGATGGGTATCGTCATCGGCACCCTGTCGTCGATCTTCATCGCCTGTGCGTTGCTGACCATCGGGCCGTTGAAAGTCACGCGCCAGGATCTGTTGCCGCGCGCCAAGGACAACGAAGCCCTCAACCGCCGCCCCTAA
- the secD gene encoding protein translocase subunit SecD — protein sequence MLEFPRWKYVVIVLVLLLSTLYAMPNIYPQDPSLQISNGSQPVPADMQGKVSAALKAANITPKSIETDASGKVLVRMKTADDQTRANDVVRPLLGEGQSVALNLVSTVPQWLRNIWAKPMPLGLDLQGGVHFLMQVDQKAALEKRMEGTAERIRTALQTEKIPYGSVERLADSSVAVVLDPSADVGKAQTLITNTLASGLALGTNNPYTVVQQGSTLMVRVNEAALQAVSADAVDQNRNVIADRINSLGVAEPVLQRQGTDRLVVELPGLQDMAEAKRQIGATATLEFRAVTGDMTAAAEAERSGVVPPGSKLYRMENGAPILLSKRVLVSGDELLDAQVTPDPKSGMPSVSVTLTGAAGKRMFNHTVNNVNKQLATVYIDRIPVTTKDANGNEVQSSRTQERVIAAPNIAEPFGERFNTTGLTNEQATDLAKQLKSGALAAPMDFVEQGVIGPSLGRENVERGVKAVLYSFTFALVFFLVYYRMFGLITCLALLLQMVMIVAVMSIFGATMSLPGFAGLALSVGMSVDANVLINERIREELRAGVPPKAAIAVGYDRASGTIFDSNMTALLAGIALLAFGTGPLKGFAMTMIIGIMTSLFSAVTVSRALATLIYGKRKKLKSIAI from the coding sequence ATGCTTGAGTTTCCCCGTTGGAAGTACGTTGTCATCGTCTTGGTCTTGTTGCTCTCGACCTTGTACGCGATGCCGAACATTTATCCGCAAGACCCGTCATTGCAGATCAGTAACGGCAGCCAGCCGGTACCCGCCGACATGCAGGGCAAGGTCTCGGCAGCGCTGAAGGCCGCCAATATCACGCCGAAGTCGATTGAAACCGACGCCAGCGGCAAAGTGCTGGTGCGCATGAAGACGGCGGACGATCAAACACGTGCCAACGATGTAGTGCGTCCTTTGCTTGGCGAAGGTCAATCGGTGGCGTTGAACTTGGTGTCGACGGTTCCGCAGTGGCTGCGCAATATCTGGGCGAAACCCATGCCCTTGGGTCTCGACTTGCAAGGCGGTGTGCACTTCCTCATGCAGGTCGACCAAAAGGCTGCACTTGAAAAGCGCATGGAAGGCACGGCCGAGCGCATCCGGACCGCATTGCAAACGGAAAAAATCCCCTATGGTTCGGTCGAACGTTTGGCCGATTCCAGCGTGGCAGTGGTGCTCGATCCGTCCGCCGATGTGGGCAAGGCGCAAACCTTGATCACCAACACGTTGGCCTCCGGCCTGGCATTGGGTACCAACAACCCGTACACCGTGGTGCAGCAAGGCAGCACCTTGATGGTGCGCGTGAACGAAGCTGCGCTGCAGGCGGTATCTGCCGATGCAGTCGACCAAAACCGCAACGTGATCGCCGACCGGATCAACTCGCTGGGCGTGGCGGAACCGGTCTTGCAACGCCAAGGCACCGATCGTCTGGTGGTCGAACTGCCCGGTCTGCAAGACATGGCTGAAGCCAAGCGCCAGATCGGTGCAACCGCGACGCTCGAGTTCCGCGCTGTGACGGGTGACATGACAGCAGCGGCCGAGGCCGAGCGTAGCGGCGTGGTGCCGCCGGGTTCCAAGCTCTACCGCATGGAAAACGGTGCCCCGATCCTGCTCTCCAAGCGCGTGCTCGTTTCGGGTGATGAATTGCTGGATGCGCAAGTCACCCCGGATCCGAAGTCCGGTATGCCGTCTGTGAGCGTGACCCTGACCGGTGCCGCCGGCAAGCGCATGTTCAACCACACGGTGAACAACGTGAACAAGCAATTGGCCACGGTGTACATCGACCGCATTCCCGTCACCACCAAAGATGCGAATGGCAACGAAGTGCAGTCGTCGCGCACGCAGGAACGCGTGATCGCCGCACCGAATATCGCCGAGCCTTTCGGTGAGCGTTTCAACACCACGGGCTTGACCAACGAGCAGGCCACCGACCTTGCGAAGCAATTGAAGTCGGGTGCCTTGGCGGCGCCGATGGACTTCGTTGAGCAGGGCGTGATCGGGCCGAGCTTGGGTCGTGAAAACGTCGAGCGCGGTGTCAAGGCGGTGTTGTACTCCTTCACCTTCGCGTTGGTGTTCTTCCTCGTTTACTACCGCATGTTCGGCTTGATCACCTGTCTGGCACTGCTGCTGCAAATGGTGATGATCGTTGCCGTTATGTCGATCTTCGGCGCCACGATGTCGTTGCCGGGCTTTGCCGGCTTGGCGTTGTCGGTCGGTATGTCGGTGGACGCCAACGTCTTGATCAACGAACGCATCCGCGAAGAGCTGCGCGCGGGCGTACCGCCCAAAGCGGCCATTGCCGTGGGTTACGACCGTGCGTCCGGCACCATCTTCGACTCGAACATGACCGCCTTGCTCGCAGGTATCGCCTTGCTTGCCTTCGGTACCGGCCCGCTCAAGGGCTTTGCGATGACGATGATCATCGGCATCATGACCTCGCTGTTCTCCGCAGTGACGGTTTCGCGTGCGCTCGCCACCTTGATTTACGGCAAGCGCAAGAAACTGAAGTCGATCGCCATCTGA
- a CDS encoding MGMT family protein yields the protein MVAGDASEIDAPAGEEMVDSADEDKVWRVIRAIPHGSVRGYGEVGRLAGFPGRARWVAKLLWSKSPGDIPWHRVLRSDGRIAFAEGSAGFKRQVAALKREGVSVKDGKVAMKRPKTEDERLWGPPD from the coding sequence ATGGTAGCAGGCGACGCGAGTGAAATTGACGCGCCTGCCGGAGAAGAGATGGTGGATTCAGCCGACGAAGACAAGGTGTGGCGGGTCATACGCGCGATTCCACACGGATCGGTACGCGGATACGGCGAAGTCGGGCGCCTGGCGGGTTTTCCGGGCCGCGCGCGTTGGGTGGCCAAGTTGCTGTGGAGCAAGTCGCCGGGCGACATTCCTTGGCATCGCGTGCTGCGAAGTGACGGCCGCATCGCCTTCGCCGAAGGCAGTGCGGGTTTTAAACGCCAAGTCGCGGCCCTCAAAAGAGAGGGAGTCAGCGTGAAAGACGGCAAAGTCGCCATGAAACGCCCCAAGACTGAAGACGAGAGGTTGTGGGGACCGCCGGATTAG
- a CDS encoding RNA methyltransferase, whose amino-acid sequence MSLSPAIRFVLVGTQHPGNMGSAARAMRTMGFTRMVLVAPEKAPNHETDAMAAGAESLVREAPVFASLAEAVADCGLVLGCTARSRRVALEELAPPLAAERALSAAAKGREVALVFGRERTGLTNEELQLCHAAIHIPSDPDFSSLNLAAAVQVIAYAVRMGQLMHGTGVVGTSIQDAENETDPPASHQDLEGFFGQLDATLHAIDFHKGRAPESAMRKLRRIFLRNALSIKEVRLLRGVLADAQRMAMLAGKQV is encoded by the coding sequence ATGTCACTTTCGCCTGCCATTCGTTTCGTTTTGGTGGGCACCCAGCACCCGGGCAACATGGGTTCGGCCGCCCGTGCCATGCGCACGATGGGCTTCACCCGGATGGTGCTGGTCGCGCCGGAAAAGGCGCCGAACCACGAGACCGATGCGATGGCGGCCGGCGCCGAGTCGCTGGTGAGGGAAGCACCGGTGTTCGCCAGCTTGGCGGAAGCCGTCGCCGATTGCGGTCTGGTTCTGGGTTGCACGGCGCGAAGCCGCCGGGTGGCGCTTGAGGAGCTGGCGCCGCCCCTGGCTGCCGAGCGTGCCCTGTCTGCAGCAGCCAAGGGCAGGGAAGTGGCCTTGGTGTTCGGTCGTGAACGCACCGGGCTCACCAACGAAGAGCTGCAGCTGTGTCACGCCGCGATCCACATTCCGTCCGACCCTGATTTCAGCTCCTTGAATCTCGCCGCCGCGGTGCAAGTGATCGCCTATGCGGTGCGCATGGGTCAACTGATGCACGGAACGGGCGTCGTGGGCACGTCGATACAAGATGCTGAAAACGAGACCGACCCGCCGGCGAGCCATCAGGATTTGGAAGGTTTCTTTGGCCAGCTCGACGCCACCTTGCATGCCATCGATTTTCACAAAGGGCGTGCGCCCGAATCGGCGATGCGCAAACTGCGCCGGATTTTCCTGCGCAATGCGCTGTCAATCAAAGAAGTCCGTCTACTGCGCGGCGTTTTGGCGGACGCGCAACGCATGGCCATGTTGGCCGGCAAGCAGGTTTAG
- the tgt gene encoding tRNA guanosine(34) transglycosylase Tgt translates to MSRMTFERITTDGAARRGRIAFPRGTIETPAFMPVGTYGSVKGILPSEVENLGAEIILGNTFHLYLRPGLQVIREHGGLHGFAKWSKPILTDSGGFQVFSLAHRRKITEEGVTFAAPTDGSKVFLSPEVSMDIQRTLDSDIVMIFDECTPYPATHEVARSSMELSLRWAERSKRAHEGNDAALFGIVQGSVYDDLRTRSAEGLKQIGFDGYAVGGLAVGEPEEERNATLDFICPQLPEDRPRYLMGVGRPEDLVEAVARGVDMFDCVMPTRNARNGHFFTDSGVVRIRNAQYENDLRPIEEGCDCHACANGFTRSYLRHLDRCNEMLGPMLGTMHNLRHYQRLMAGMRGAIETGRFLDFRADFYAKRGLNPPPLGRMA, encoded by the coding sequence ATGAGCCGCATGACATTCGAGCGCATCACCACGGATGGCGCGGCGCGTCGGGGGAGGATCGCTTTTCCACGCGGCACCATTGAAACGCCGGCGTTCATGCCGGTCGGCACCTATGGGTCGGTCAAAGGCATTTTGCCTTCGGAGGTTGAAAACCTCGGCGCGGAAATCATTCTCGGTAATACGTTCCACTTGTACTTGCGACCGGGTTTGCAAGTCATTCGTGAGCACGGCGGCTTGCATGGGTTCGCCAAGTGGTCGAAACCAATCCTGACAGACTCCGGCGGTTTCCAAGTGTTCTCGCTGGCGCACCGGCGCAAGATCACTGAGGAGGGCGTGACCTTCGCCGCGCCGACCGACGGTAGCAAGGTGTTTCTGAGCCCTGAAGTCAGTATGGACATCCAACGCACTCTAGATTCCGACATCGTCATGATCTTTGACGAATGCACGCCGTACCCGGCGACGCACGAGGTCGCGCGCAGCTCCATGGAACTCAGCTTGCGCTGGGCGGAGCGCTCCAAGCGCGCGCACGAGGGCAACGATGCCGCGCTGTTCGGCATCGTGCAGGGGAGTGTGTACGACGATTTGCGGACCCGCTCTGCAGAAGGCCTGAAACAAATCGGCTTCGATGGCTATGCGGTGGGCGGACTGGCCGTTGGCGAGCCGGAAGAAGAGCGCAATGCGACCTTGGATTTCATCTGTCCGCAGTTGCCCGAAGACCGGCCGCGCTATCTGATGGGCGTTGGACGACCCGAGGACCTGGTCGAAGCCGTCGCGCGCGGTGTCGACATGTTCGACTGTGTGATGCCGACCCGCAACGCGCGCAATGGCCATTTCTTCACGGATTCCGGCGTGGTCCGGATTCGCAATGCACAGTACGAAAATGACCTGCGCCCGATCGAGGAAGGCTGTGATTGTCACGCCTGTGCGAACGGGTTCACCCGTTCCTATTTGCGACATTTGGACCGCTGCAATGAAATGCTGGGGCCGATGCTCGGCACCATGCACAACCTCCGCCACTACCAGCGTTTGATGGCGGGGATGCGCGGCGCGATCGAGACCGGCCGGTTTTTGGACTTCCGTGCCGATTTTTACGCCAAGAGGGGCTTGAATCCGCCTCCGCTTGGCCGCATGGCATAA
- the queA gene encoding tRNA preQ1(34) S-adenosylmethionine ribosyltransferase-isomerase QueA: MKKSDFHFDLPPELIAQAPLPERTASRLLWVPPVGADFEDRRFAELEALLAPGDLLVFNDTRVIPARVFGSKETGGRVEIMIERLLPANEARAQIGASKSPKPGSTIQLDAGGSAEVLSRDEGFYHLRFDVPGALESWLQHSGKLPLPPYITREADSADALRYQTVFAKTPGAVAAPTAGLHFDDALLDRLRAKGVQTDYVTLHVGAGTFMPMRVENVQDHTMHREWLNVGAELVQRIRRTREAGGRVIAVGTTVVRALESAMRDGELQPFAGETQIFIFPGYRIRSVDALITNFHLPESTLLMLVSAFAGRDRILEAYAHAVAQRYRFFSYGDAMMLWPQSDAAEDDA; the protein is encoded by the coding sequence TTGAAAAAGTCCGATTTCCACTTTGATTTGCCGCCCGAACTGATTGCCCAAGCGCCCCTACCGGAGCGTACGGCGAGCAGGCTGCTGTGGGTGCCGCCGGTGGGCGCAGACTTCGAAGATCGCCGGTTTGCCGAACTGGAAGCCTTGCTCGCGCCTGGCGATCTGTTGGTCTTCAACGACACACGGGTGATACCCGCCCGCGTGTTCGGCAGCAAGGAAACCGGCGGCCGCGTCGAAATCATGATCGAGCGCTTGTTGCCGGCGAATGAAGCGCGCGCCCAGATCGGTGCAAGCAAATCCCCCAAGCCCGGCAGCACCATTCAATTGGATGCCGGCGGCAGCGCCGAAGTGCTCAGTCGTGACGAGGGCTTCTATCACCTGCGATTCGACGTGCCGGGAGCCTTGGAGTCGTGGCTGCAGCATTCGGGAAAGTTGCCGTTGCCGCCTTACATCACGCGCGAGGCCGATTCCGCCGACGCGCTTCGCTATCAGACGGTTTTCGCGAAAACACCGGGCGCCGTTGCGGCCCCGACTGCCGGCCTGCATTTCGATGACGCGTTGTTGGATCGCCTTCGTGCAAAAGGCGTGCAAACCGATTACGTCACCTTGCATGTGGGGGCGGGCACATTCATGCCCATGCGCGTGGAGAACGTCCAAGACCACACCATGCATCGTGAATGGTTGAACGTGGGTGCCGAACTGGTACAGCGCATTCGCCGTACGCGTGAGGCCGGCGGGCGCGTCATCGCCGTCGGCACCACCGTCGTGCGTGCGCTTGAAAGTGCGATGCGCGACGGTGAGTTGCAACCTTTCGCAGGCGAAACCCAGATTTTCATTTTCCCCGGTTATCGCATTCGTAGCGTGGATGCGTTGATCACCAATTTCCATCTGCCGGAAAGCACGTTGCTGATGCTGGTCTCCGCGTTTGCCGGCCGTGATCGCATTCTTGAAGCGTATGCGCATGCGGTGGCGCAGCGCTATCGCTTCTTCAGTTATGGCGACGCCATGATGCTTTGGCCGCAAAGTGACGCCGCTGAGGATGACGCATGA
- a CDS encoding hemolysin family protein — MLKFVIVLFLIVLNAFFAMSEMAVMTSRKSKLKQMAATSRGAAKALDLANNPESFLSAVQLWITLLSLMIGFFGGETMGAQIAEPLKDVPLFAPHADLIGIVVGFIVMLFAFGLLGELVPKRLGTIAPERVASVAAYPMEFFALIVKPLVMLLSVSTRGIIKLFGLAGVNDQQITEEEIQMLVSEGHEQGVIDDDERNMMTRVLRLGDRTAESLMTPRTRIVWLDSEAEFEENFETMRQTPFSRYPVYRGSDADVLGVLEVKSLLDNLGESRPPLFDELREVLFVSESTQAMKLLEIFREEQQSLALVVDEYGDVTGLVTVSDVMGAVTGRLQSAEHNDAENMVLQRDDGSWLIDGSLPIDEVREIVESNKLPLEDEHDYHTAAGLAIAWFGRIPHVGESFEWNQWRYEIVDLDGPRVDKLLLTPLHSEQAPVGP, encoded by the coding sequence ATGCTGAAGTTTGTCATCGTGCTGTTCCTGATCGTTCTGAATGCATTTTTCGCCATGTCTGAAATGGCGGTGATGACTTCACGTAAAAGCAAGTTGAAGCAGATGGCGGCGACCAGCCGCGGTGCGGCCAAAGCACTGGACTTGGCCAACAATCCCGAAAGCTTTTTGTCAGCGGTGCAGTTGTGGATCACGTTGTTGAGCTTGATGATCGGCTTCTTCGGCGGCGAAACCATGGGCGCGCAAATCGCCGAGCCTTTGAAAGATGTCCCGCTGTTCGCGCCGCACGCCGATCTGATCGGGATCGTCGTCGGTTTTATCGTCATGCTGTTCGCCTTCGGTTTGCTGGGCGAACTGGTTCCCAAGCGCCTTGGCACCATCGCACCGGAGCGCGTCGCTTCCGTAGCAGCGTATCCGATGGAGTTTTTTGCGCTCATCGTGAAGCCGCTGGTCATGCTGCTATCCGTCAGCACCCGCGGCATCATCAAGTTGTTCGGATTGGCCGGCGTCAACGACCAACAGATCACTGAAGAAGAAATTCAAATGTTGGTGTCGGAAGGACACGAACAAGGCGTCATCGACGACGACGAGCGCAACATGATGACGCGCGTTTTGAGACTCGGCGACCGCACCGCGGAAAGTTTGATGACGCCGAGAACGCGGATTGTCTGGCTCGACAGCGAAGCGGAATTCGAAGAGAACTTCGAAACCATGCGTCAGACACCATTCTCACGTTACCCCGTGTATCGCGGCAGCGATGCCGATGTGTTGGGCGTACTTGAAGTCAAATCCTTGCTCGACAATCTCGGCGAATCGCGTCCGCCGTTGTTCGATGAACTGCGCGAGGTTCTGTTCGTCAGCGAATCCACCCAGGCGATGAAGTTGCTGGAAATTTTTCGCGAAGAGCAACAATCCTTGGCGTTGGTTGTCGACGAATACGGCGATGTCACCGGTCTCGTGACCGTCAGTGACGTGATGGGCGCGGTCACCGGTCGTTTGCAGTCGGCCGAACACAACGACGCCGAAAACATGGTGTTGCAGCGCGACGACGGTTCCTGGTTGATCGATGGCAGTTTGCCGATTGACGAAGTCAGGGAAATCGTCGAATCGAACAAGCTTCCACTCGAAGACGAACATGACTATCACACGGCTGCGGGCCTCGCGATTGCCTGGTTCGGTCGGATTCCGCACGTGGGCGAGTCGTTCGAATGGAATCAATGGCGCTATGAAATCGTCGACCTCGACGGGCCGCGCGTGGACAAATTGTTGTTGACGCCCTTGCACAGCGAGCAAGCACCGGTCGGGCCCTGA
- a CDS encoding inositol monophosphatase family protein, which produces MQKPAVTIMVKAARAAGDVLLRSAQRLDKLNVVEKATLDYASDVDKNAEDVAIRELTRAMPECAVLGEEGGLRGRGGPLVWVIDPLDGTSNYIRGFGHYCVSIALVERGEPIHAVIYDPLRNDLFTASKGAGALLNGVRIRVGERKDLNGALIATGFHPRERERTPAQLECTRQLLLHAEDIRRTGSAALDLAYVAAGRLDGYFEAGVKPWDIAAGVLLVREAGGRVCDYNGAQTGPLDERGIDSRTIMAGNLKLADALQKVIATSGYAATFRR; this is translated from the coding sequence ATGCAGAAACCCGCGGTCACGATCATGGTCAAGGCGGCACGTGCTGCCGGTGATGTTTTGTTGCGCAGTGCGCAGCGTCTGGACAAGCTCAATGTCGTCGAAAAGGCGACGCTGGATTACGCAAGCGACGTCGATAAGAACGCCGAAGACGTGGCCATCCGCGAATTGACGCGTGCGATGCCCGAATGCGCCGTTCTCGGTGAAGAAGGCGGTTTGCGCGGTCGCGGCGGCCCCTTGGTTTGGGTCATCGACCCCCTCGACGGCACCAGCAACTACATCCGCGGTTTCGGCCACTACTGCGTCTCCATCGCACTGGTGGAGCGCGGCGAACCGATTCATGCTGTCATCTACGATCCGTTGCGCAACGACCTGTTCACCGCCAGCAAGGGCGCCGGTGCGCTGTTGAACGGCGTCCGCATTCGTGTCGGCGAGCGTAAGGATTTGAACGGCGCCTTGATCGCCACCGGCTTCCACCCGCGCGAGCGCGAGCGCACGCCGGCCCAACTCGAATGCACGCGCCAGCTGCTGCTCCATGCCGAAGATATCCGTCGCACGGGTTCTGCCGCGCTGGACTTGGCCTATGTCGCCGCCGGCCGTTTGGACGGCTACTTCGAAGCGGGCGTGAAGCCTTGGGATATCGCTGCCGGCGTTTTGCTGGTCCGTGAAGCCGGCGGTCGCGTTTGTGACTACAACGGTGCGCAAACGGGCCCGCTGGACGAACGCGGCATTGATAGCCGCACGATCATGGCCGGCAACTTGAAACTCGCCGATGCCTTGCAAAAAGTGATTGCCACATCCGGCTACGCCGCAACCTTCCGCCGCTAA
- a CDS encoding 2OG-Fe(II) oxygenase: MRVIDVEGNAPDEIAAALFSSGACRVRNFIPQVQACALRDEAMTLDATNAFSIARMGRGGSTTTDVASRGDRTLWLDNVACVNGGEFLAALHTLSQQLRANLRMPIHGVEAHYALYPPGARYVRHKDRMQDSGARMISWVTYLNADWQPADGGLLRLYSDDGGHTDIAPTMGTSVCFLSDIEHEVLASHQTRLSIAGWMRRLD, translated from the coding sequence ATGCGTGTCATAGACGTTGAAGGCAACGCCCCGGACGAAATTGCAGCGGCGTTGTTCAGCTCCGGCGCCTGTCGCGTGCGGAATTTCATTCCCCAGGTTCAGGCATGCGCCCTGCGCGACGAAGCTATGACGTTGGACGCAACGAATGCCTTCTCGATTGCACGCATGGGGCGCGGGGGTTCGACGACCACCGACGTGGCTTCACGCGGCGACCGTACGCTTTGGCTGGACAACGTCGCTTGTGTCAACGGCGGTGAATTTTTAGCCGCGCTGCATACACTCAGCCAGCAACTGAGAGCGAACTTACGGATGCCCATCCATGGCGTGGAAGCGCACTACGCGCTGTATCCGCCCGGGGCCCGCTACGTACGACACAAAGACCGCATGCAAGACAGTGGTGCGCGCATGATTTCCTGGGTCACCTATTTGAATGCGGATTGGCAACCCGCGGATGGCGGCCTGCTGCGTCTTTACTCGGACGATGGCGGCCACACCGATATCGCACCGACAATGGGAACTTCCGTGTGCTTCTTGAGCGACATCGAGCACGAAGTGCTGGCGTCACACCAGACGCGTCTCAGCATCGCGGGCTGGATGCGTCGTTTGGACTAA